Proteins encoded within one genomic window of Bos indicus isolate NIAB-ARS_2022 breed Sahiwal x Tharparkar chromosome 23, NIAB-ARS_B.indTharparkar_mat_pri_1.0, whole genome shotgun sequence:
- the LOC139178926 gene encoding rano class II histocompatibility antigen, A beta chain-like, giving the protein MRVTIPRNPGTVAGMVMAVFLVLRIPEAHCRDSPKNFVYQFKGMCYFTNGTEHVRLVARQIYNKEEILHFDSDLGEFVAVTELGRVCAEIWNTQKDLLAEFRAYVDTLCRHNYKETAGFTVQRRVEPTVTVSPASTEALNHHNLLVCSVTDFYPRQVKVKWFRNQQEQTAGVGFTPLTQNGDWTYQIHVMLETVPQLGDVYVCHVDHPSLQSPITVEWRAQSESAQSKMQSGIGGFVLGLIFLGVGLFVHFWDKRASQS; this is encoded by the exons ATGAGGGTGACCATCCCCAGGAACCCCGGGACTGTGGCTGGAATGGTGATGGCTGTGTTCCTGGTGCTGAGGATCCCCGAGGCTCACTGCAGAGACTCTCCGA AGAATTTCGTGTACCAGTTTAAAGGCATGTGCTACTTCACCAACGGGACAGAGCACGTGAGGCTTGTGGCCAGACAGATCTACAACAAGGAAGAGATCCTGCACTTTGACAGTGACCTGGGCGAGTTTGTGGCTGTTACAGAGCTGGGCCGGGTGTGTGCGGAGATCTGGAACACCCAGAAGGACCTCCTGGCGGAGTTTCGGGCCTACGTGGACACGCTGTGTAGACACAACTACAAAGAGACGGCCGGCTTCACTGTCCAGCGGAGAG TGGAGCCTACAGTGACTGTCTCTCCAGCCAGTACAGAGGCCCTGAACCACCATAATCTGCTGGTCTGTTCAGTGACAGATTTCTACCCTCGCCAAGTTAAAGTCAAATGGTTCCGGAATCAACAGGAGCAGACAGCTGGAGTTGGGTTCACACCTCTTACTCAGAATGGGGACTGGACCTACCAGATTCACGTGATGCTAGAGACAGTTCCACAGCTTGGAGACGTCTACGTTTGCCACGTGGACCACCCCAGCCTCCAGAGCCCCATCACAGTAGAATGGC GGGCACAGTCTGAATCAGCCCAGAGCAAGATGCAGAGCGGAATTGGAGGTTTTGTGCTGGGGCTGATCTTCCTTGGTGTGGGCCTTTTTGTCCACTTTTGGGATAAGAGAG CTAGCCAATCCTGA